Proteins found in one Acanthopagrus latus isolate v.2019 chromosome 3, fAcaLat1.1, whole genome shotgun sequence genomic segment:
- the rpl14 gene encoding 60S ribosomal protein L14, with translation MVFKRFVEIGRVAYVSFGPHAGKLVAIVDVIDQNRALVDGPCTGVKRQAMPFKCMQLTDYVIKVPHSARQKFVRRAWEKAGVNDKWAQTSWAKKIEARQKRAKMSDFDRYKVMKAKRMRNKIIKHEVKKLQKEAAKK, from the exons ATG GTGTTCAAACGCTTCGTTGAGATCGGCCGTGTTGCCTACGTCTCTTTCGGACCCCATGCTGGCAAGCTGGTGGCCATCGTAGATGTCATCGACCAAAACAGA GCTCTTGTTGATGGACCCTGCACAGGCGTGAAGAGGCAAGCCATGCCCTTCAAGTGCATGCAGCTCACAGACTATGTCATCAAAGTACCACACAG TGCCCGCCAGAAGTTTGTGAGGAGAGCCTGGGAGAAGGCCGGAGTTAACGACAAGTGGGCACAAACCAGCTGGGCCAAGAAGATCGAGGCAAGACAGAAG AGGGCCAAAATGTCTGACTTTGACCGCTACAAGGTGATGAAGGCCAAGAGGATG aggAACAAGATCATCAAGCATGAGGTGAAGAAGCTCCAGAAGGAGGCAGCAAAGAAGTGA
- the LOC119015007 gene encoding uncharacterized protein LOC119015007, producing MAAAPKMTREEEFLKKQEVFRRNAFLIIKKMVELAPEKGSPAHPSVLVDEVLHSIFFLGAINNPKYTPQNILDDEDIFNKLKGRYPEPFKFFSSRLPTRAPLSCVLDMVVNLNGQQNEDEIKNRLKEFTLQLKQDGGTALVSSTICVSQPDVTPRSVRYYGVSMSTSGPVPGQVIIAASCLSDVAEKKWDSYVADAVMTYYSKEKKKQKKPYFDGTIKLPKQARCQAFSLTDGTPMAPCRSCGNMFGLTTSETREWPYGNCAEPESLSNLLKNENNTREQVMQSSDTCTPANRQRAVEDVKKLLKEYLCMLQFQWDNHYYTPQGN from the exons ATG GCTGCTGCACCGAAGATGACGAG ggaAGAAGAATTTCTGAAAAAGCAGGAAGTTTTCAGAAGGAATGCTTTCTTGATTATCAAGAAAATGGTGGAACTAGCACCAGAGAAAGGGAGTCCAGCACATCCTTCAGTGTTGGTTGATGAG GTTCTTCACAGCATCTTCTTTCTGGGGGCGATCAACAACCCCAAATATACCCCACAGAATATTCTGGAtgatgaggacatttttaataAGCTGAAGGGCCGCTACCCTGAACCTTTTAAGTTCTTTTCCTCACGACTACCCACGCGGGCTCCATTGTCATGTGTGCTTGACATG gTTGTCAACCTGAATGGACAACAGAatgaagatgaaataaaaaacaggctGAAAGAGTTCACGCTTCAGCTGAAGCAGGATGGAGGAACGGCTCTGGTCTCCTCCACCATCTGTGTCTCTCAGCCCGACGTGACCCCAAGATCAGTCAGGTACTACGGAGTCAGTATGTCCACTTCTGGCCCTGTTCCTGGGCAAGTCATCATCGCTGCGTCCTGTCTCAGCGACGTAGCTGAGAAGAAATGGGACAGTTACGTAGCTGATGCAGTGATGACCTACTATtcaaaagagaagaagaagcagaagaagccATACTTTGATGGAACCATCAAACTTCCAAAGCAGGCCAGGTGTCAGGCGTTCAGCCTCACTGATGGAACCCCAATGGCTCCTTGCAGATCATGTGGGAATATGTTTGGTTTGACAACAAGTGAAACAAGGGAGTGGCCCTATGGCAACTGTGCTGAACCTGAAAGTCTGAGCAACTTGCTCAAAAATGAGAACAATACGAGAGAGCAGGTAATGCAATCAtctgacacatgcacacctgCAAACAGGCAGAGGGCTGTAGAGGATGTAAAGAAACTGCTTAAGGAGTATCTGTGCATGCTGCAGTTTCAATGGGATAATCATTACTACACCCCACAAGGGAACTGA